Proteins encoded by one window of Planifilum fulgidum:
- the sigF gene encoding RNA polymerase sporulation sigma factor SigF — protein MDSDVRNSRHAHLPDEEVRRLIEASQRGDEEARNRLVRHNIRLVWSVVQRFLNRGYEAEDLFQIGCIGLLKAVDKFDLSYDVKFSTYAVPMIIGEIQRFLRDDGMVKVSRSLKELANRIRKVKDDLTKELGRVPTVSEIAAEMGVSPEEIVFAQEANRTPASIHETVYENDGDPITLMDQIADDSEEAWFDKITLNEAINRLSKRERLIVYLRFFKDQTQSEVAERLGISQVQVSRLEKKIIQKIRQELDPPPSP, from the coding sequence ATGGATTCCGATGTTCGCAATTCCCGACACGCCCATTTGCCGGACGAGGAAGTGCGCCGACTGATCGAAGCGAGCCAAAGGGGGGATGAAGAGGCGCGCAACCGGTTGGTCCGGCACAACATTCGCCTGGTTTGGTCGGTGGTTCAGCGGTTTCTCAACCGGGGCTACGAAGCGGAGGATCTCTTTCAGATCGGGTGTATCGGCCTGCTGAAGGCCGTGGACAAGTTTGATCTTTCTTACGATGTGAAATTTTCCACCTATGCGGTTCCGATGATCATCGGGGAGATTCAGCGGTTCCTCCGGGACGACGGCATGGTGAAGGTGAGCCGTTCCCTGAAGGAGCTGGCCAACCGGATCCGGAAGGTGAAGGATGATCTCACCAAGGAGTTGGGCAGGGTGCCGACGGTGAGCGAGATCGCCGCCGAGATGGGGGTTTCGCCGGAAGAGATCGTTTTTGCCCAGGAGGCGAACCGGACGCCGGCCTCCATCCACGAGACGGTCTATGAAAACGACGGAGATCCCATCACGCTGATGGATCAGATCGCGGACGATTCGGAGGAGGCGTGGTTTGATAAAATCACCCTGAATGAGGCGATCAACCGGTTGAGCAAACGGGAGCGGCTGATCGTTTATCTGCGCTTTTTCAAGGATCAGACCCAATCCGAAGTGGCCGAGCGGCTGGGCATTTCCCAGGTCCAGGTTTCCCGGCTGGAAAAGAAGATCATCCAAAAGATCCGTCAGGAGTTGGACCCGCCTCCATCACCCTGA
- a CDS encoding stage V sporulation protein AA — translation MRLQPGMVYLRLKKKVRISPGQRIRLGDIAQVLADEEAMPLVQLEVHHHTSPRDGNLVVIDVMDVIERIRRAYPGLDVRSVGPAQTIIETEERRRLPSAVSVALIWLLLFVGSGLALMNFHTDVSMKSVHQRIHYLVTGKHEARPLILQIPYSLGIGVGMILFFNHLFKRRFNDEPSPLELEMYLYEENLNQYVIDHEKSKKPPDGP, via the coding sequence GTGCGATTGCAACCCGGGATGGTTTATCTGCGGTTGAAAAAGAAAGTCCGGATTTCTCCGGGTCAGAGGATCCGCCTTGGAGATATCGCCCAGGTGCTGGCAGATGAGGAGGCGATGCCGCTCGTCCAACTGGAAGTGCATCACCACACTTCGCCTCGGGACGGCAACCTGGTTGTCATCGACGTGATGGATGTGATTGAGCGGATTCGGAGGGCTTATCCCGGGCTGGATGTCCGCAGCGTCGGCCCCGCCCAGACCATCATCGAAACGGAAGAGCGACGACGCCTTCCCTCCGCCGTTTCGGTGGCGCTGATCTGGCTTCTGTTGTTCGTGGGCTCCGGGTTGGCCCTCATGAATTTTCACACGGATGTGAGCATGAAGTCCGTTCACCAGCGCATTCATTATCTGGTCACCGGAAAACACGAAGCGCGTCCCCTGATCCTTCAGATCCCCTATTCCCTGGGAATCGGCGTCGGCATGATTTTGTTTTTCAACCACCTGTTCAAACGGCGGTTCAACGACGAACCCAGCCCTCTCGAGCTGGAGATGTATTTGTACGAGGAAAACCTGAATCAATATGTGATCGATCATGAGAAATCCAAAAAACCGCCGGATGGCCCGTGA
- a CDS encoding stage V sporulation protein AB: MILEWIVPAFIGLAGGLAVGSGFVAFITVLDIVPRLAQMSRTGGKIHLYEHALVAGAVVSTWADFFDWTGHLSGWWSAPLGLFAGCFVGLLAAALTEVLNVLPILAKRVRMRHAVLHLLMAMVFGKVAGSLFQWILFDVAGR, from the coding sequence GTGATCCTGGAGTGGATTGTGCCGGCCTTCATCGGATTGGCCGGGGGACTGGCGGTGGGAAGCGGTTTTGTGGCCTTCATCACGGTGTTGGACATCGTTCCCCGCCTGGCGCAGATGTCCAGGACCGGAGGGAAGATCCACCTGTACGAGCATGCGCTCGTCGCCGGGGCCGTCGTCTCCACCTGGGCGGACTTTTTTGATTGGACCGGTCACCTGTCCGGCTGGTGGTCCGCCCCCCTGGGCCTGTTTGCGGGATGCTTCGTCGGCTTGCTGGCGGCGGCGCTGACGGAGGTCCTCAATGTGCTGCCCATCTTGGCGAAGCGGGTGCGGATGCGGCACGCCGTCCTGCATCTGTTGATGGCCATGGTTTTCGGAAAAGTGGCGGGCTCGCTGTTTCAGTGGATCCTTTTTGACGTCGCGGGGAGGTAG
- a CDS encoding stage V sporulation protein AE, with product MKRKVILITDGDRVAREAVEEVARQVGGRAISASAGNPTPLTGEQLVELILQAKHDPVLVMFDDCGSGGTGRGERAMEYVANHPDVEVLGAVAVASNQRRGERVPVDILLDREGNQVVHGVDKNGLEVKGEPPVIWGDTVEALNRISVPIIVGIGDVGKMDRFDDVKRGAPVTRKAVELILTFSEKNRK from the coding sequence GTGAAGCGGAAAGTGATTCTGATCACCGATGGGGACCGCGTGGCCCGTGAGGCGGTGGAGGAAGTGGCCAGGCAGGTGGGAGGGAGGGCCATTTCCGCCTCGGCGGGCAATCCCACCCCCCTCACCGGCGAGCAGTTGGTGGAGCTCATCCTGCAGGCCAAGCATGATCCCGTTCTGGTCATGTTTGATGATTGCGGGTCCGGCGGAACGGGCCGGGGAGAACGGGCGATGGAGTATGTGGCGAACCACCCCGATGTGGAAGTGCTTGGGGCGGTGGCGGTGGCTTCCAACCAACGCAGAGGGGAAAGGGTCCCTGTGGACATTCTGCTGGACCGGGAAGGGAATCAGGTGGTTCACGGCGTCGACAAAAACGGCTTGGAGGTGAAGGGGGAGCCGCCCGTCATCTGGGGGGACACCGTTGAAGCGTTGAACCGGATTTCCGTTCCCATCATCGTCGGAATCGGCGATGTCGGGAAAATGGACCGGTTCGACGACGTGAAGAGGGGGGCGCCGGTCACCCGGAAGGCGGTGGAGCTGATTTTGACCTTCAGTGAAAAAAACCGCAAATAG
- a CDS encoding urocanate hydratase: MERIRAARGSALRCKGWRQEALLRMLENVLENGENQRELVVYAALAKAARDWKSYHAIVESLKILNEDETLVIQSGKPIGIFKTHAFAPIVIMANCNLVGKWADSEHFYQLQEKGLIMWGGLTAAAWQYIGSQGVIQGTYEIFSAIARKHFGGSLAGRFILTAGLGGMGGAQPLAGVMANAAILCVEVDEARIDKRMRVGYLQRKTADLDEALAWIGEAKEKNESVSVGLLGNASEIYPEILGRGIVPDIVTDQTAAHDLLYGYVPAGYSLEDVQRMRRENPEKLQADAGASIAREVEAMLEFKRRGSIVFDNGNNIRTQAFRHGVKDAFDIEIFTEAFLRPLFCRAIGPFRWVALSGDPEDIRRIDEMILREFPDNEIAVNWIRLAGKYVPFEGLPARIGWFGHGERTRLALEVNRMVREGRLSGPIAFSRDHLDAGAMTHPNIMTERMKDGSDAIADWPLLNGMLNCCSMADLVAIHSGGGGYAGYMTSAGVTVVADGTPEADIRLKHALDNDTGIGVLRYADAGYEEALDEVRKKGLRRVLT; encoded by the coding sequence ATGGAAAGGATCAGGGCAGCCCGCGGTTCCGCCCTTCGCTGCAAGGGGTGGAGACAAGAGGCGTTGCTTCGGATGCTGGAGAATGTGCTGGAGAACGGCGAGAATCAGCGGGAACTGGTGGTTTATGCCGCGCTGGCCAAAGCGGCGCGGGACTGGAAGTCGTATCATGCCATCGTTGAAAGTCTGAAAATTCTCAACGAAGATGAAACGCTTGTGATCCAGTCCGGCAAACCGATCGGCATTTTCAAAACGCATGCGTTTGCCCCGATCGTGATCATGGCGAATTGCAACCTCGTCGGAAAATGGGCGGACAGCGAGCATTTCTATCAGCTGCAGGAAAAAGGGTTGATCATGTGGGGCGGTCTTACGGCGGCGGCATGGCAGTACATCGGGTCGCAAGGGGTGATCCAGGGCACCTACGAAATCTTTTCCGCCATCGCCAGAAAGCATTTTGGCGGCAGTCTGGCGGGACGCTTCATTCTGACCGCCGGTTTGGGCGGAATGGGGGGCGCGCAGCCGTTGGCCGGCGTGATGGCAAACGCGGCGATCCTCTGTGTGGAGGTGGATGAGGCGCGCATTGACAAGCGGATGAGGGTCGGTTATCTGCAGCGGAAAACCGCCGATCTCGATGAAGCGCTGGCGTGGATCGGCGAAGCCAAGGAGAAGAATGAAAGCGTTTCCGTCGGCCTGCTGGGCAATGCTTCCGAGATTTATCCGGAAATCCTTGGCAGGGGAATCGTCCCGGACATCGTCACCGACCAAACCGCCGCCCACGATCTTCTCTACGGTTACGTCCCGGCGGGTTACAGCCTGGAAGACGTTCAACGGATGCGAAGGGAGAACCCGGAGAAACTGCAGGCCGACGCGGGGGCTTCCATCGCCCGTGAAGTGGAGGCGATGCTGGAGTTTAAGCGGCGCGGTTCGATCGTGTTTGACAACGGGAACAACATTCGGACGCAGGCTTTCCGCCACGGCGTGAAGGATGCCTTTGACATCGAAATCTTCACGGAGGCGTTTTTGCGACCGCTTTTCTGCAGGGCGATCGGTCCCTTCCGCTGGGTTGCCCTCTCCGGAGATCCGGAAGACATTCGAAGGATCGATGAGATGATCCTTCGGGAGTTTCCCGACAATGAGATAGCGGTCAACTGGATCCGCCTGGCCGGAAAATATGTGCCCTTTGAAGGGCTGCCGGCGCGCATCGGCTGGTTCGGTCACGGGGAGCGGACCCGACTGGCCCTGGAGGTCAATCGAATGGTGCGCGAGGGCAGGCTGAGCGGCCCCATCGCGTTTTCCCGTGATCACCTGGATGCCGGCGCGATGACCCACCCCAACATCATGACCGAGCGGATGAAGGACGGGAGCGATGCGATCGCCGATTGGCCGCTGTTGAACGGGATGCTCAACTGCTGTTCGATGGCGGATCTGGTGGCGATCCACTCCGGGGGCGGGGGATACGCGGGGTACATGACCAGCGCCGGCGTGACGGTCGTGGCCGACGGCACTCCGGAGGCGGACATCCGCTTGAAACACGCGCTGGACAACGACACGGGCATCGGAGTGTTGCGCTATGCCGATGCCGGTTACGAAGAAGCGCTGGATGAAGTGCGCAAAAAGGGCCTTCGCCGGGTGTTGACCTGA
- a CDS encoding DUF917 domain-containing protein — protein sequence MRVLTKDDVIAAVKGGSVFASGGGGWVDHGLEIGEAAVTIGQPKLVSVDELPDDAIIVTCTAIGAPAGDQWQMLGSDYIKAVKLLMDHYDGKVVGVMTPQNGMSSTINGWLPAAALDLVVVDATGDIRAHPTGKMGSLGLSGRLDFETIQVVVGGRRDTGSYLELVVKGTPAKTSTILRTAADMSGGFIAAARHPLPAGYIKKHAAIGGVSMAIELGKAILVAEPKGAEAVMEAICEKTRGEIIGRGVVAHSTVAYSGAFDIGKVYVDAPGGRFTLHVMNEYMAVDDPGGNRVATYPDVITTLSAETGQPVSVGHLKEGMEVAIFHIHKRHIPISSGVLDASVYPEVEQALGINIADYALAK from the coding sequence ATGAGAGTATTGACCAAGGACGATGTCATCGCGGCAGTGAAGGGGGGCTCGGTATTTGCTTCCGGCGGGGGAGGCTGGGTCGATCACGGATTGGAAATCGGAGAGGCGGCCGTCACGATCGGGCAGCCGAAGTTGGTGTCGGTCGACGAGCTGCCGGATGACGCCATCATCGTCACCTGCACGGCGATCGGCGCACCCGCCGGGGACCAGTGGCAGATGCTGGGGAGCGATTATATCAAAGCGGTAAAACTCTTGATGGATCACTACGATGGCAAAGTGGTCGGGGTCATGACGCCGCAAAACGGCATGTCCAGCACAATAAACGGCTGGTTGCCCGCTGCCGCCCTCGATCTGGTGGTGGTGGACGCGACGGGAGACATCCGGGCTCATCCGACCGGAAAAATGGGATCGTTGGGCCTGTCCGGCCGCCTGGATTTTGAAACGATCCAAGTGGTGGTGGGCGGAAGGAGAGACACCGGCTCCTACCTGGAGCTCGTCGTCAAGGGAACGCCCGCAAAAACCTCCACCATCCTGCGCACGGCGGCCGATATGTCCGGCGGATTCATCGCGGCGGCGAGACATCCTCTTCCGGCCGGATACATCAAGAAACACGCCGCGATCGGCGGCGTTTCCATGGCGATCGAGCTGGGCAAAGCGATCCTGGTTGCCGAGCCCAAAGGCGCCGAGGCGGTGATGGAGGCGATCTGCGAGAAAACCCGCGGCGAAATCATCGGCAGGGGAGTCGTGGCTCACTCCACGGTCGCCTATTCCGGAGCCTTCGATATCGGAAAAGTTTATGTGGATGCGCCGGGAGGGCGTTTCACCCTGCATGTGATGAACGAATACATGGCGGTGGATGATCCCGGCGGAAACCGCGTCGCGACGTATCCGGACGTGATTACGACGCTGTCCGCGGAGACGGGGCAGCCGGTCAGCGTCGGCCATCTCAAGGAAGGGATGGAGGTTGCAATCTTCCATATCCACAAGCGTCACATTCCGATCAGCTCGGGCGTCCTCGACGCTTCCGTATATCCCGAGGTGGAACAGGCGCTGGGCATCAACATTGCCGATTATGCATTGGCGAAGTAG
- a CDS encoding ABC transporter permease, with protein sequence MEIAEQAYRYILDNQQRFVEAVQDHLTLSFAALLIGLAICIPLGILCAKKQRIAGAVMSCVNSLRVIPSLAILVIILPVFGTGFLPALVALTILACPPILINTYLGFRGIDPAVIEAARGMGMDERQILRKVEIPLAMPLVIAGSKTAAVEVVASATLAAFIGGGGLGTFIVNGLGMYNFPMLLVGAVPVALLAILSEVCFAGIERLVTRHQRG encoded by the coding sequence ATGGAAATAGCCGAGCAAGCTTACAGGTACATTTTGGATAATCAGCAGCGCTTCGTGGAAGCGGTTCAGGATCATTTGACGTTAAGCTTTGCCGCCTTGCTGATCGGCCTTGCGATATGCATTCCGCTCGGCATCCTTTGCGCGAAAAAGCAAAGGATCGCCGGAGCGGTGATGAGCTGTGTCAATTCCCTGCGCGTGATTCCCAGCCTGGCGATTCTGGTCATCATTTTGCCGGTTTTCGGGACCGGTTTTCTCCCGGCCCTGGTGGCTTTGACCATCCTCGCCTGTCCTCCGATTTTGATCAATACCTATCTCGGATTCCGCGGAATCGATCCGGCGGTGATCGAAGCGGCTCGGGGCATGGGCATGGATGAGCGTCAGATTTTGCGAAAGGTGGAAATCCCGCTGGCCATGCCGCTGGTGATCGCCGGAAGCAAGACGGCGGCCGTGGAAGTCGTCGCGAGCGCGACGCTGGCAGCCTTCATCGGAGGAGGGGGATTGGGCACGTTTATCGTAAACGGACTCGGCATGTACAATTTTCCGATGTTGCTGGTCGGTGCGGTTCCGGTCGCCCTCTTGGCGATCTTGTCGGAAGTGTGTTTTGCAGGGATTGAACGGTTGGTCACCAGGCATCAGAGAGGCTGA
- a CDS encoding glycine betaine ABC transporter substrate-binding protein, with protein MRKASFLLALTLALSLLLTACGGDGSGKPEIVVGSKNFTESLILGEMYALALENAGYEVERKLNLGGTLVAHESLKSGEIDVYPEYTGTGLINILQMPPKSDPEEVYDLVSKNYKEKFNLVWLDPADVNDSQGLVTTRKVAEKYDMYTISKLAKLAPKLRMAAVPEFEEREDGLKGLKKTYGGMEFKSMELYDYGVKYRVLLNGEADVTVGFTTDGDLTNKELVLLEDDKKFWPPYYVAPVIRAEVLEKDPGIEKVLNAVSAKLNNEIMQSLNAEVDIKKREYAEVAKEFLQKEGIISGK; from the coding sequence ATGAGAAAAGCATCTTTTCTGTTGGCGCTCACTTTGGCCCTGTCGCTGCTTTTGACCGCCTGCGGCGGCGACGGGTCGGGAAAACCGGAGATCGTCGTCGGGTCGAAGAACTTCACGGAATCGCTGATTCTCGGGGAGATGTATGCCCTCGCGCTGGAAAATGCCGGGTACGAGGTGGAGCGGAAGCTGAATCTGGGGGGGACCCTGGTCGCCCACGAATCGCTGAAAAGCGGAGAGATCGACGTGTATCCCGAGTATACCGGGACGGGTCTGATCAACATCTTGCAGATGCCGCCCAAATCGGATCCGGAAGAAGTGTACGACCTCGTTTCGAAAAACTACAAAGAGAAGTTCAACCTGGTCTGGCTCGATCCTGCGGATGTCAACGATTCGCAGGGGCTCGTGACGACGCGCAAAGTGGCGGAAAAGTACGACATGTACACCATTTCCAAACTGGCGAAGCTGGCGCCGAAGCTGAGGATGGCGGCCGTGCCCGAGTTTGAGGAGCGGGAGGACGGTCTGAAGGGGTTGAAGAAAACGTACGGCGGAATGGAATTCAAAAGCATGGAACTTTATGACTACGGGGTCAAGTACCGCGTCCTGTTGAACGGCGAGGCCGATGTGACGGTCGGCTTCACCACCGACGGGGATCTGACCAACAAGGAGTTGGTGTTGCTGGAAGATGACAAGAAGTTCTGGCCCCCTTACTATGTGGCCCCGGTGATCCGGGCGGAAGTGTTGGAGAAAGATCCCGGGATCGAAAAGGTGCTGAATGCCGTTTCTGCCAAGCTCAACAATGAGATCATGCAGTCCCTCAATGCCGAAGTGGACATCAAAAAGCGGGAATACGCCGAAGTTGCGAAGGAATTTCTGCAAAAAGAGGGCATCATCTCCGGGAAATGA